One stretch of Chryseobacterium fluminis DNA includes these proteins:
- a CDS encoding aminoglycoside phosphotransferase family protein gives MISDDAKRFFENFTGKKPSGFKILAQSGSARVNFWAKSDDQQYIITYNENVQENESFLYYSEIFSRLHLNTPSIFDISEDRKMYIQEFLGEHTLSEIISEDGLSGKTKSLVKQTLEKLFRLQMETRNAIDYSKTFEYENYDDLPVIHDLYYFKNFIADVLELEYHKSTLLKEFKNIASLIESLEPKGIMIRDFQARNIMVDNDDGVSFIDYQSAMKGPLMYDVISFLFQAKANFPEHFKEEMLTYYIQQFESTDYQDQLRKSVKPIQLMRFLQVLGAYGFRGLIQRKSHFILSIEKGIENITVFSEDWEQMKDYPELKKVIRQLSLKKTAVKIEEILKY, from the coding sequence ATGATTTCCGACGACGCAAAAAGATTTTTTGAAAACTTTACAGGTAAAAAGCCATCTGGATTTAAAATTTTAGCTCAAAGCGGCTCTGCCAGGGTTAATTTTTGGGCTAAATCTGACGATCAGCAGTATATTATTACTTATAATGAAAACGTTCAGGAGAATGAAAGTTTTTTATATTACTCTGAAATTTTTTCACGCCTCCACTTAAATACACCTTCCATTTTTGATATTTCTGAAGACAGAAAGATGTATATTCAGGAATTCCTGGGAGAACATACTCTTTCAGAAATTATTTCAGAGGACGGATTATCCGGGAAAACTAAATCTTTAGTAAAACAGACCCTGGAAAAACTGTTCAGACTGCAGATGGAGACCCGCAACGCCATAGACTACAGTAAGACCTTTGAATATGAGAACTACGATGATCTGCCGGTCATTCACGATTTATATTACTTCAAAAACTTTATTGCTGATGTGCTGGAGCTGGAATACCATAAATCTACGCTCCTGAAAGAATTTAAAAACATTGCATCTCTTATTGAGAGTCTTGAACCTAAAGGAATCATGATCCGTGATTTTCAGGCGAGAAATATTATGGTGGATAATGATGACGGGGTTTCATTCATAGATTACCAGTCTGCAATGAAAGGTCCCCTGATGTATGACGTCATTTCTTTCCTGTTCCAGGCCAAAGCCAACTTCCCGGAACATTTTAAAGAAGAAATGCTTACCTATTACATTCAGCAATTCGAAAGTACAGATTACCAGGATCAACTAAGAAAATCGGTGAAACCAATTCAACTGATGAGATTTCTCCAGGTTTTAGGAGCGTACGGTTTCAGAGGTCTGATTCAGAGGAAATCTCATTTTATTTTAAGTATTGAAAAAGGAATCGAAAATATTACGGTGTTTTCCGAAGACTGGGAACAGATGAAAGATTATCCTGAGCTTAAAAAAGTAATCAGGCAATTGAGTTTAAAAAAAACCGCAGTAAAAATTGAAGAAATTTTAAAATATTAA
- the xrtF gene encoding exosortase family protein XrtF, which translates to MLKDFKPVLGILFRFIMMYLVLLFAYQFYLNSFEKSGLDPFSRLIAGQVRHIQNFIGFPTRLYNDVTGSQVWFYVKNGYATRMVEGCNAISVMILFLSFIFAFYKGSRTFIFAFVGLILLYIMNLLRIVGLNVVMTDYKQYGKAVHDFVFPAVIYGSVVVLWLVWIKLFALKNENS; encoded by the coding sequence ATGCTAAAGGACTTTAAGCCGGTTTTAGGAATTCTTTTCAGATTCATCATGATGTATCTGGTATTGCTTTTTGCCTACCAGTTTTACCTGAATTCTTTTGAGAAGTCAGGTCTTGATCCGTTTTCCAGACTGATTGCAGGACAGGTAAGACATATTCAGAATTTTATAGGCTTTCCAACCCGGTTATACAATGACGTAACAGGGTCGCAGGTATGGTTTTACGTGAAAAATGGATATGCAACCCGGATGGTGGAAGGATGCAATGCGATTTCTGTGATGATACTTTTTCTCTCCTTTATATTCGCATTTTATAAAGGCTCCAGAACTTTTATTTTTGCTTTTGTAGGGCTTATTCTGCTGTACATAATGAATCTGCTTCGTATTGTGGGGCTTAATGTGGTGATGACAGATTACAAACAATATGGGAAAGCAGTACATGATTTTGTGTTTCCTGCTGTTATTTACGGAAGTGTGGTCGTTCTTTGGCTGGTCTGGATAAAACTCTTTGCTTTAAAAAATGAAAATTCTTAA
- a CDS encoding exosortase F system-associated membrane protein: MKILNWFFIFTGLCGLIGVRAFEGSLFYDPFLDYFHEVDKNLPFPFFEWGKLILGYLFRFGLNLFFSCVIIHFIFKNRQWTMQGAILMMIIFVITFPIYLYCIADRFEIGYLFSFYMRRFVIQPLILLLIIPMFYYRRQVDTSKDNK; the protein is encoded by the coding sequence ATGAAAATTCTTAATTGGTTCTTCATATTCACAGGGCTCTGCGGGCTCATTGGGGTACGAGCATTTGAAGGAAGCCTCTTTTATGATCCTTTTCTAGATTACTTCCATGAAGTCGATAAAAATCTGCCGTTTCCGTTTTTTGAATGGGGGAAGCTGATCCTGGGCTATCTTTTCAGATTTGGTCTAAACCTGTTTTTCTCATGTGTCATCATTCACTTCATATTTAAAAATAGGCAGTGGACGATGCAGGGAGCTATTTTAATGATGATCATTTTTGTCATCACTTTCCCGATTTATCTGTACTGCATTGCTGACAGATTTGAGATTGGCTATCTTTTCTCGTTTTATATGAGAAGATTTGTGATTCAGCCTTTGATTTTACTGCTGATTATTCCTATGTTTTATTACCGTAGGCAAGTGGATACAAGCAAAGACAATAAATAA
- a CDS encoding bacteriocin-like protein produces the protein MKNLKKFSRESLKTIIGGRVDPDSGGGFGCASVCTPGNGFCEQYGLTCGVWSTTGSDGSVTTACFKCI, from the coding sequence ATGAAAAATTTGAAAAAATTCTCCAGAGAAAGTTTAAAGACTATTATTGGAGGAAGGGTAGATCCCGATTCTGGCGGAGGATTTGGCTGTGCGAGTGTCTGTACGCCGGGAAATGGTTTTTGTGAGCAGTATGGCCTTACTTGCGGAGTGTGGAGTACAACAGGCTCTGATGGATCAGTTACCACTGCCTGTTTTAAATGTATATAA
- a CDS encoding GLPGLI family protein: MKKYMISLLVFIISMLHSQSVTCIYELKFRPDQDKDSLVASPFYLEIDGKKSIFRSGSERRSDSIVQKTGLGPGRGMLFFTDLFAKKNLDTKEIQKVIITPTMRTRFYIAIEDKLDWKMTSEKQKIGELYCQKAEVDYGGRHWTAWFADSMNLQEGPYIFNGLPGLIVKIADSRSDYDFSLIQLKNVKNSDFFTPPSGKKITWMDFQKIMQSYYNDPFYEVKSSGIKYVVGDDKGNISTLSPKTILEKFQANMKNNGNNLLELNKALIFK, translated from the coding sequence ATGAAAAAGTATATGATCAGCTTATTGGTATTTATAATAAGTATGTTGCATTCTCAGAGTGTAACCTGTATATATGAATTAAAATTCAGACCAGATCAGGATAAAGATAGTTTGGTAGCCAGCCCGTTTTATTTAGAGATTGATGGGAAGAAATCTATTTTTAGATCGGGATCAGAAAGGAGATCAGATTCAATAGTACAAAAAACAGGCTTGGGCCCAGGCAGAGGAATGCTTTTTTTTACAGATTTATTTGCCAAGAAAAATCTGGATACGAAAGAAATTCAGAAAGTAATTATCACTCCGACAATGAGAACCAGGTTTTATATCGCTATTGAGGATAAACTGGACTGGAAAATGACAAGTGAGAAACAAAAAATAGGAGAACTGTACTGCCAAAAAGCAGAAGTGGATTATGGCGGCAGGCATTGGACCGCTTGGTTTGCGGATTCCATGAATCTTCAGGAAGGACCTTATATTTTTAATGGCTTACCTGGATTGATTGTTAAAATAGCAGACTCTCGTTCGGATTATGATTTCAGTTTAATACAGTTGAAGAATGTAAAGAATAGTGACTTTTTCACTCCTCCTTCCGGAAAAAAAATTACCTGGATGGACTTTCAGAAGATCATGCAAAGCTATTATAATGATCCATTTTATGAAGTGAAGAGCAGTGGAATTAAATATGTAGTGGGTGATGACAAAGGAAATATTTCTACCTTGAGCCCTAAAACAATATTAGAAAAATTTCAAGCCAATATGAAAAATAATGGAAATAATCTTTTAGAACTCAATAAAGCACTGATTTTTAAGTAA
- a CDS encoding helix-turn-helix domain-containing protein: MGVGTNLKRLRSKTKFSQQDIADKLNIDRVTYANWESEMFDVKSQYIPKLAEIFEVELKELFEDGIKNINTTDNTFENKDDSTSGNIIVFNLSDKDVAEKLSSQFAELIKNIKK; this comes from the coding sequence ATGGGAGTTGGAACTAATCTTAAAAGACTGCGGAGCAAAACAAAATTTTCTCAGCAAGATATTGCAGATAAATTAAATATCGACAGAGTTACCTATGCAAACTGGGAAAGTGAAATGTTTGATGTGAAGTCTCAATATATTCCAAAACTTGCGGAGATCTTTGAAGTGGAATTAAAAGAGCTTTTTGAAGATGGAATAAAAAACATTAACACTACAGACAATACTTTTGAAAATAAGGACGATTCAACATCTGGAAATATCATTGTTTTTAATTTATCAGATAAAGATGTGGCAGAAAAACTAAGCTCACAATTTGCTGAACTGATTAAAAATATTAAAAAATAA
- a CDS encoding cation diffusion facilitator family transporter translates to MNVQKTHKKDKLAFQKLIAVFGIVLFIGKIAAWKLTNSDAVFSDAMESIVNVISAFMGLYSLYLAAKPKDEEHPYGHGKVEFVTSGIEGALIAIAGIMIIYEGINSLITGKVLNKLDWGIWIIAATAVVNYILGYISIKKGENENSPVLISSGKHLQSDTMTTLGVVISLIIVYFTKIYWLDSVVALAFGLYIIYVGYKIVRKSLSGIMDEQDPDLLHQIIKILEDNRKVEWIDVHNMKIQQFGASLHIDAHITLPWYYSLREAHNEMEKMIILLAENIQRSIEFNFHMDDCKPISCPICQIANCPVREKDFVKRVTWTPENVTCMDKHSAE, encoded by the coding sequence ATGAACGTTCAGAAAACTCATAAAAAAGATAAATTAGCCTTTCAGAAACTTATTGCTGTTTTTGGCATTGTCCTTTTTATCGGAAAAATTGCCGCGTGGAAACTTACCAATTCCGATGCTGTTTTCTCAGATGCCATGGAGAGCATTGTCAACGTGATCAGTGCATTTATGGGATTGTATTCGCTCTATCTGGCCGCGAAACCCAAAGATGAAGAACACCCGTACGGACATGGAAAAGTAGAATTTGTTACCTCAGGAATAGAGGGCGCCCTGATTGCTATTGCCGGCATTATGATCATCTATGAAGGGATTAACAGTTTAATTACCGGAAAAGTTTTAAATAAGCTGGACTGGGGAATCTGGATCATTGCAGCGACCGCCGTTGTGAATTATATTTTAGGATATATCTCCATCAAAAAAGGAGAAAATGAAAACTCTCCGGTTTTAATTTCTTCCGGAAAACATCTTCAGTCGGACACCATGACGACCCTGGGTGTGGTCATCAGCTTGATTATCGTTTACTTTACAAAAATCTATTGGCTGGATTCTGTCGTAGCCTTAGCTTTCGGGCTTTATATCATCTATGTAGGATACAAGATTGTCCGGAAGTCCCTGAGCGGAATTATGGACGAACAGGACCCTGATCTTTTACATCAGATCATTAAAATTTTAGAAGATAACCGAAAGGTAGAATGGATCGACGTTCACAATATGAAAATCCAGCAGTTCGGAGCTTCCCTTCATATCGACGCCCATATTACGCTTCCCTGGTATTACAGCCTTCGCGAGGCTCATAATGAGATGGAAAAAATGATCATTCTTTTAGCAGAAAATATACAGAGAAGTATTGAATTTAACTTTCATATGGATGACTGTAAGCCCATCTCCTGCCCTATCTGTCAGATTGCAAACTGCCCGGTCCGCGAAAAAGATTTTGTAAAAAGAGTGACATGGACTCCTGAAAATGTGACCTGTATGGATAAACACTCCGCAGAATAA
- a CDS encoding aspartate-semialdehyde dehydrogenase, whose product MKVAVVGSTGMVGQVMLKVLEERNFPITELIPVASERSIGKKVKYKQEEFTIVSMKDAIAAKPDIAIFSAGGSTSLEFAPLFAEAGTTVIDNSSAWRMDPDKKLVVPEINADVLTKEDKIIANPNCSTIQLVMVLGPLNKKYDLKRVIVSTYQSVTGTGKAAVDQLNGEIGGDESIAKVYPYQIFKNALPHCDVFSDDDYTKEEIKLMKEPKKILGDDTFNLTATAVRVPVQGGHSESVNIEFENEFDLDEVRKILSETPGVVVMDNVKNNEYPMPLYSEGKDEVFVGRIRRDLSQPKTLNLWIVADNLRKGAATNAVQIAEYLASNNLV is encoded by the coding sequence ATGAAAGTAGCTGTAGTCGGTTCAACAGGAATGGTTGGACAAGTTATGCTTAAAGTTCTAGAAGAAAGGAACTTCCCTATCACAGAATTAATTCCGGTAGCTTCGGAAAGATCTATTGGTAAAAAGGTGAAGTATAAACAGGAGGAATTTACGATTGTAAGCATGAAAGACGCTATAGCTGCCAAACCGGATATCGCCATCTTCTCAGCTGGCGGCAGTACTTCTCTTGAATTTGCTCCCCTGTTTGCTGAGGCAGGAACTACCGTGATCGATAATTCTTCTGCATGGAGAATGGATCCGGATAAGAAACTGGTCGTTCCTGAGATCAATGCTGATGTATTGACCAAAGAAGATAAGATCATTGCCAATCCAAACTGTTCTACGATTCAGTTAGTGATGGTTTTAGGACCTCTGAATAAAAAATATGATTTAAAAAGAGTGATTGTCTCTACCTATCAATCGGTAACCGGAACCGGTAAAGCCGCGGTAGATCAGTTAAACGGGGAGATCGGCGGTGATGAATCTATCGCAAAAGTATATCCTTATCAGATTTTTAAAAATGCATTGCCACACTGTGATGTTTTTTCCGATGATGACTATACAAAGGAGGAAATAAAATTAATGAAGGAGCCTAAGAAAATTCTGGGTGATGACACTTTTAATCTAACCGCAACTGCAGTAAGGGTTCCTGTACAGGGAGGTCATTCTGAAAGTGTAAACATTGAGTTTGAGAACGAGTTCGATCTTGATGAGGTCAGAAAAATACTGTCTGAAACGCCGGGAGTTGTCGTAATGGACAATGTGAAAAACAATGAATATCCGATGCCTTTGTATTCCGAAGGGAAAGATGAAGTATTTGTGGGAAGGATCCGACGGGACCTCTCCCAGCCCAAGACGCTGAATCTCTGGATTGTAGCAGATAACCTCCGAAAAGGAGCTGCCACAAATGCAGTACAGATCGCAGAATACTTAGCATCAAACAACTTAGTTTAA
- a CDS encoding TonB-dependent receptor: MKLINKSMLTAIITLSTASIYYAQEVQDTTTKSKDIEEVILRGVTDIAKDRKTPVAVSTIKAAQILERQGNQELVELLNTTPSVYATKGGGGFGDSQIVMRGFESRNIAVMVNGMPVNDMEGGTVYFSNWTGLSDVTSFMQVQRGLGSSKLAIASVGGTMNFITKSADMKRGGIVRLGVGNNDYLKTSFAYNTGKSDQGWSSSILMSRQAGSTYIQNTDYESYAYYFALGWEANKKHNFQFTLTSAPQWHNQRTYSPTIADYKRYNQEDNQTPDRTYNSDWGYFIDGNGNRVNIANRANYYSKPVMMLNWDFSISDKSKLSTVLYMSNGRGGGTGDLGSYWTGKFNAAGNPTTTNLNSYRRADDGTYDYNQIFNLNNGLVAGTPYQVTDPKTGKTSTVRDGIIRRSSINSHNWYGILANFQHKINDNWNFSIGTDDRYYYGYHYQVASDLYGSNGYQEILNKNVAPYTVTNTFDYQKLAWNPFGGKTAPLNQQIGYSNDGEVIWYSAFGQVEYSKNNLSAFLQGSASNQGYQRIDNFVQDGVTKQQGQVVNTKTGFKNLFGYNIKGGANYNISDQHNVFANVGYYSKQPFFNSVYPSNFQVVNPSLTNEKIFSAEVGYGFRSPKFSANINVYRTEWRDRWLRRTNQTFTLADNTTTTGYAEISGITEIHQGVEFDGVYRPTNFLEINGMFSWGDYFYKGNANGAAFDDNNNPLSLSGASTTSNTLYLDKVKVGGTSNNSIPQMTASLGATVKPVKDLSIFGTWRYVGKLYSSIDIATFSNQSAQEKGVLQLPDFNLFDVGISYKIRLNNTNQYFTIGANVYNLLDTFYISDASTNNFAKGQGDFKDSATATAQQQYEAYQSTLYKGLDPSNRVLFGFGRTWSANLSFNF, encoded by the coding sequence ATGAAATTAATCAACAAATCGATGCTAACTGCGATAATTACCTTATCTACGGCTAGTATTTATTACGCTCAAGAAGTTCAGGACACTACTACAAAGTCCAAAGACATCGAAGAGGTAATCCTAAGAGGTGTAACGGATATCGCAAAAGATAGAAAGACACCTGTTGCAGTATCTACTATTAAAGCTGCACAGATTCTTGAAAGACAAGGAAACCAGGAGCTTGTTGAATTACTTAACACAACACCGTCTGTATACGCTACAAAAGGGGGTGGTGGTTTTGGAGACTCTCAGATTGTTATGCGTGGGTTTGAGTCTAGAAACATTGCCGTAATGGTAAACGGTATGCCGGTTAACGATATGGAAGGCGGTACTGTTTATTTCTCAAACTGGACCGGATTATCAGACGTAACAAGTTTCATGCAGGTACAAAGAGGACTGGGTTCATCTAAATTAGCTATCGCTTCAGTAGGGGGAACTATGAACTTCATCACAAAGTCAGCTGACATGAAAAGAGGAGGTATCGTAAGATTAGGAGTGGGTAACAATGATTATCTTAAAACATCTTTTGCTTACAATACAGGTAAATCTGATCAGGGATGGTCATCATCTATTTTAATGAGCAGACAAGCAGGAAGTACTTATATTCAGAATACAGATTATGAGTCTTATGCTTACTACTTCGCTTTAGGTTGGGAAGCTAATAAAAAACATAATTTCCAATTTACTTTAACTTCTGCGCCACAATGGCACAACCAAAGAACATATTCACCTACGATTGCCGATTATAAAAGATATAATCAGGAAGATAACCAGACTCCGGACAGAACATACAACTCCGATTGGGGGTACTTCATCGATGGCAATGGGAACAGAGTAAATATTGCCAATAGAGCCAACTACTACTCAAAACCTGTAATGATGTTGAACTGGGATTTCTCAATTAGTGATAAATCCAAATTAAGCACAGTTCTTTATATGTCTAATGGTAGAGGTGGTGGAACAGGTGATCTAGGAAGCTACTGGACTGGTAAATTCAACGCTGCAGGGAATCCTACCACAACAAACCTTAACAGTTATAGAAGAGCAGATGACGGAACATACGATTACAATCAAATCTTCAATTTAAATAACGGTTTAGTCGCAGGAACACCTTACCAGGTTACAGATCCTAAAACAGGAAAAACATCAACCGTAAGAGATGGAATCATCCGAAGATCAAGCATCAACTCTCACAACTGGTATGGTATCTTAGCAAATTTCCAACATAAAATAAACGACAATTGGAATTTCTCAATTGGTACTGATGATAGATACTACTATGGATATCACTATCAAGTAGCTTCTGATCTTTATGGATCAAATGGTTACCAGGAAATTTTAAACAAAAACGTAGCACCTTATACTGTTACAAACACTTTCGATTATCAAAAACTTGCCTGGAATCCTTTCGGAGGAAAAACAGCTCCGCTTAACCAGCAGATCGGATACAGTAATGACGGAGAAGTTATTTGGTACAGTGCATTTGGTCAGGTTGAATATTCTAAAAATAACCTTTCTGCATTCTTACAGGGATCAGCTTCTAACCAAGGGTATCAGAGAATTGATAACTTCGTTCAGGACGGGGTAACTAAGCAACAAGGACAAGTAGTAAATACTAAAACAGGATTTAAAAACCTTTTTGGATATAACATTAAAGGGGGTGCCAACTATAACATAAGTGATCAACATAATGTATTTGCGAACGTTGGTTATTACAGCAAGCAACCTTTCTTCAACTCTGTATACCCAAGCAACTTTCAGGTTGTAAACCCAAGCTTAACAAATGAGAAAATTTTCTCGGCTGAAGTTGGATATGGTTTCAGATCTCCTAAGTTCTCGGCGAACATTAACGTATACAGAACTGAATGGAGAGACAGATGGTTGAGAAGAACAAACCAAACTTTTACCCTAGCTGATAATACAACGACTACAGGTTATGCCGAAATCAGTGGAATTACAGAAATTCACCAGGGAGTTGAGTTTGACGGAGTTTACAGACCAACTAATTTCTTAGAAATTAACGGGATGTTCTCATGGGGAGATTATTTCTATAAGGGAAATGCCAACGGAGCTGCATTTGATGATAATAACAACCCTCTTTCTTTATCAGGAGCATCTACAACATCTAATACACTTTACTTAGATAAAGTAAAAGTTGGAGGAACTAGTAACAACAGTATCCCACAAATGACAGCATCATTGGGTGCTACAGTGAAACCTGTTAAAGACCTAAGCATTTTCGGAACATGGAGATATGTTGGAAAACTTTATTCTTCTATTGACATTGCAACGTTTTCTAATCAATCTGCACAAGAAAAAGGTGTATTACAGTTACCAGATTTTAACTTATTTGATGTAGGTATTTCTTACAAAATCAGATTAAATAATACTAATCAGTACTTCACTATCGGGGCAAATGTTTATAATTTGCTTGATACCTTCTACATCTCTGATGCATCTACAAACAACTTTGCAAAGGGACAAGGAGACTTTAAAGACAGTGCAACTGCAACAGCTCAACAACAATATGAAGCGTACCAGAGTACTTTATACAAAGGTTTAGATCCTTCAAACCGTGTATTATTCGGATTTGGAAGAACCTGGTCAGCTAACCTGTCATTCAACTTCTAA
- the nadC gene encoding carboxylating nicotinate-nucleotide diphosphorylase has protein sequence MKRPAYATDKILKQFIKNALEEDIQDGDHSTLSTIPKDLQQSAKLLVKENCILAGVELAEIIFKTFDKNLKVETFFADGDIAKTGDIAFIVSGSARSILSTERLVLNCMQRMSGIATMTHDWDSRLVGTKTKLLDTRKTTPNFRVCEKWAVAIGGGTNHRYGLYDMIMLKDNHIDYNGSITNAVKMAKDYIKKNKKKLKIEVETRNLEEVQEAIKAKADRIMLDNMDVKTMKKAVKMINNACESEASGGITRDQLKEIASTGVTYISAGALTHSAENIDLSLKAVR, from the coding sequence ATGAAAAGACCAGCCTACGCCACAGATAAAATTTTAAAACAGTTTATTAAAAATGCTCTTGAAGAAGATATTCAGGACGGCGACCACTCTACCCTTTCCACGATTCCAAAAGATCTGCAGCAGAGTGCCAAACTCCTTGTGAAAGAAAACTGTATTCTGGCCGGTGTAGAACTCGCTGAAATTATTTTCAAAACTTTTGATAAAAATCTTAAGGTGGAAACTTTTTTTGCCGACGGTGATATTGCTAAAACAGGAGATATCGCTTTTATTGTCAGTGGAAGCGCAAGGTCTATCCTTTCCACTGAAAGACTGGTTTTAAACTGCATGCAGAGAATGAGCGGAATCGCAACGATGACCCATGACTGGGATTCACGACTGGTAGGAACAAAAACAAAGTTGCTGGATACCAGAAAAACAACCCCAAATTTCAGAGTCTGCGAAAAATGGGCGGTTGCCATTGGCGGCGGAACCAATCACCGGTATGGTCTTTACGATATGATCATGCTCAAAGACAACCATATCGATTACAACGGAAGCATTACCAATGCCGTAAAAATGGCGAAAGACTATATTAAAAAGAATAAGAAGAAATTAAAGATCGAGGTGGAAACCAGAAATCTTGAAGAAGTTCAGGAAGCCATTAAAGCGAAGGCAGACAGAATCATGCTCGATAACATGGATGTAAAAACGATGAAGAAAGCAGTAAAGATGATCAATAATGCCTGCGAATCTGAAGCTTCCGGCGGAATTACCCGTGACCAGCTGAAAGAAATTGCCTCTACAGGCGTAACCTATATATCCGCCGGAGCCCTTACTCACTCTGCAGAGAATATCGATTTGAGTCTCAAAGCCGTGAGATAG
- the nadB gene encoding L-aspartate oxidase: MIKADVLVIGSGISGLSYAIKISEQLPDAKIIIVTKSDEDESNTKYAQGGLAVVTDSKNDNFSKHIEDTMRAGDGENKRDVVEMVVTEAPARFNEIVEWGANFDMKNGEFALGREGGHTENRIVHHKDITGFEIERALLETAKNSPNIEILDHHYVIDIITQHHVPGKELHEGHIHCYGAYILDEKSRSIKKITSKITLVATGGAGHVYKNTTNPTIATGDGIAFVARAKGQVSNMQYYQFHPTALYSKIDGMLFLISEAVRGDGARLRTKRGEKFMHKYDEREELASRDIVARAIDAEMKITGDEYVGLDCRDMDHEKFLEHFPNIYKKCRAEGIDPFTQLIPVVPACHYLMGGIEIDKDGQSSIKNLFAVGECTNSGLHGANRLASNSLLEGLVFGHSAAMKTVELLNENNFNFDDLKAVPEWNEEGMKIMDEMVIISYLRKQLQEMMSDLVGIVRSNRRLSMALQKHQEIAAAVNEIYHYSILSPQLSELRNLTTVAHLIITQSMEMTENKGAFYNKDLV, translated from the coding sequence ATGATAAAAGCGGATGTATTAGTAATTGGTTCCGGAATTTCGGGACTTTCTTATGCCATAAAAATTTCTGAGCAACTCCCTGATGCCAAAATAATTATCGTAACAAAATCTGATGAAGACGAAAGCAATACCAAGTACGCCCAGGGCGGTCTTGCCGTAGTCACCGATTCTAAAAACGACAATTTCAGCAAACATATCGAAGACACCATGCGTGCCGGAGACGGAGAGAACAAACGTGATGTGGTAGAAATGGTGGTGACGGAAGCTCCCGCAAGATTTAACGAAATCGTGGAATGGGGTGCCAATTTCGATATGAAAAATGGAGAATTTGCTTTAGGCAGAGAGGGCGGCCATACTGAGAACAGAATCGTCCACCATAAAGATATCACAGGTTTCGAAATCGAACGTGCATTACTGGAGACCGCTAAAAACAGTCCGAATATTGAAATTCTTGACCATCATTATGTTATTGATATCATTACCCAGCATCACGTACCCGGAAAAGAATTGCACGAAGGGCACATCCACTGTTACGGAGCTTACATTTTAGACGAAAAATCCAGATCCATCAAAAAGATCACCTCAAAAATAACATTGGTAGCCACCGGCGGGGCCGGCCATGTATATAAAAACACGACCAATCCCACCATTGCGACAGGCGACGGAATTGCTTTCGTGGCCCGTGCAAAAGGACAGGTTTCCAATATGCAGTACTATCAGTTCCATCCCACGGCTTTATACAGCAAAATAGACGGAATGCTGTTTCTTATTTCTGAAGCGGTACGTGGTGACGGAGCCAGATTAAGAACCAAGAGAGGCGAAAAATTCATGCATAAATACGATGAGCGTGAAGAACTGGCTTCAAGAGATATCGTCGCAAGAGCCATCGATGCCGAAATGAAAATTACAGGCGACGAATATGTAGGGCTGGACTGCCGCGATATGGATCACGAAAAATTCCTGGAACATTTCCCTAATATTTATAAAAAGTGCAGAGCTGAAGGGATTGATCCTTTTACACAGCTCATTCCTGTCGTACCGGCCTGTCATTATTTAATGGGCGGAATCGAAATCGATAAAGACGGACAATCTTCCATCAAAAATCTTTTTGCGGTGGGAGAATGCACCAATTCGGGACTTCATGGCGCCAACAGACTGGCTTCGAATTCATTACTTGAAGGATTGGTTTTCGGACACAGTGCCGCTATGAAAACAGTGGAACTACTGAATGAAAACAATTTCAACTTTGACGATTTAAAAGCCGTACCGGAATGGAATGAAGAAGGGATGAAAATCATGGATGAAATGGTTATCATTTCTTACCTGAGAAAACAGCTTCAGGAAATGATGAGCGATCTTGTAGGAATTGTACGGAGCAACAGGCGTCTGAGCATGGCTCTTCAAAAGCATCAGGAGATCGCTGCGGCCGTTAACGAAATCTATCACTATTCAATTCTTTCGCCTCAGCTATCTGAATTAAGAAACTTAACGACCGTTGCCCATCTCATCATCACCCAGTCTATGGAGATGACGGAGAATAAGGGGGCATTTTACAATAAAGATTTAGTTTAA